The DNA sequence TGACGGTAACCTAACATTACTGCAGACACACCTGTGTTTACCACAGACGTCAGGGAATGTTTAAGCTTTCACAGCAAATATTTGGCATTGATACAGATTTAAGAGAATTCACAGACAGGATTAATTAAATTGTTCCATTATAATTTCTTTAATTAGGGTTATTACACCAAGTACTTAAAGCCATTGTTGTCAACACTTAAGTCCCTGCATTAATAAGTCCCTGAATTTTTCTGCCAATACTTTACCCACTTATCAGCACACCCATCTTTATTACAGATacaaagatttttttaattttcagagaGCATGGATGGACCCAAGATGTCcaaacatttacacaatttGGTCATCTTGCACtcactttaaataattaatagaaAGTCTATTTTTTCTCGTTTCCATTTAAAATCTTGTCTCATGACCAGTAATGATTAGTATGGATTTATCTGAATATATGAACACATGCAGCAGAGTAGATATGTTAATGAGGTTTTACCTGATGTGAAAGACCACTTTGTAGGATACTGTTCCTGGCAATTTCACAGACATCACATGTACTAAGCTTCCACAGCTGTGCTGCGATAGCATACTCCTCCATCAGAGCCTCCTGTTGGACACCATAATGTTAGTGACAACGATTTTGTGCCATAAAAATCATCCCAATACCCAATTACCTCTAGCCACAGACTATTTAATTTGCTCACCAAGACTCCTCCAAACATATGCCACCAAGCTTGGAGGGTGCAGACAAAACCTACATCCTCTGGGATGGCAATGTCAGCTACAACTTCTTGTCAAACTGACTCCAATGCAACATCACTGGACTGGTCAACATGCTTGCAAACAACAATTTCCTAGTTctgtaatgttagctagcaGATGTTCTCATTGGCTAGCATCCTGAGAAGGGGGGTGCTATCCTACCCACTCAATGTGCTCAAGGTCATCACTGCGGACTGTAATCTCCCAATGATAGGGAATCCTTTAATAAACCATTATACTACaagtgaaaacaacaaaaatctcagattgaaaacacattttcaacatgtATCCCTAAGATTCTCTGGAATGCCTGTCCAGAAATAAGGATCTTTAACCAACTCAGGCCTGTAATTGTAAGAATTTACATTCTGCAGTAATTAGACATGGTACTATTATCAATTCAATACAAGTCACTGACCTTTGTGTAGTGGAACTGCATTGGGTCATCTGTGGACAGGGAGACACACAGGCCCTTGTGTAGGAACTCTCTGAAAGGGTTTTTAGAGTACTCCAGGAACAGGCTGTTGTTGCTAAGAGGAGACATAGCAATGGGAACTTGGGCCAGGTAGTAGAGGTACTGCAGCACAGGACTCTGGGAAGGAGAAAAGGTGCCAGTTGGCACCATTCATTTAATTTGCATTTGAAAAGCTGAATAAGGAATGGCAACTGTCATATGACACAGAAACAATCACAAAGTGGTACAAAGTCATTCCATTATCAACAGATTATATTTGTTTGTAGGGATAGGCTTTGCTGGCCTTCTCTCATTTTTTTATTGACACAAACGCTGTCCTATCCTGTTAGACTGGTAGATGGGCACTTAGGTAAAAGACTAACCTTCTTCAGGTTGAGGCCATGAGAGATATTATCTGAAGTGAGGAAGGCTGACACCAGGTGGGTGATGGATCCTGCTTCACCACAATGGGGACGGAACTGAAATGTATTGAGGCCACGCTCCCtgcaaaacattttaatatggTCTTTCATTAAACAGGAAAATGAATTATTGCAGTTATGAAAAATTTTGGTCAAAAGACTAAATATAATTTCTCATCTTAATAGTTCATAATATCTAGTTCAAACACTAATGTACTGGATATGCTATAGTAAATatttttactatatatatatatatatatatatatatatatatatatatatatatatatatatatacactatatatttttttatttaaaaattatagagGAATGCAGACTTGCAGAACGTAATGATAAACGTACTTGCGCAGATTGTTAAGCACCATTATATTGGCGTACATATGGAAGAGGTAATAGCTATAAGGTGGGTTCTCTTCAACTGTCCACTCCTCAGGCTTGGGGCTCTTGTAGGAGAACATGTGATCACTGTGTTTGGACTCATCATCCACACTATCAAACCCTGTCACCTGCAGGCAAACCATTGTAAATATAGAGGTATGACAAACATGTAAAACATttcagggattttttttaactaagaTTGTTAACGTGAATTATTTAGGCTCATTTTACTATATTCAAACAAAACTATGGTATACCTCTACATCTGATACAACCTGAGTCACAGTTAATCCTGACATTTGATACTTTTTGTGAATCTAGTCATTTCTGATTGTGTGTAAAACTTTAAGAGCTACAGATTAGCCCGAAGATTGTAACTAAATACCTACACCTACAGACCACGTCATGGAACATTAGCATGATATCTCCTTTCACCAGCAGAGCAGCATGTACTCACATATTTCAGGAAAATGTGTATTTCTTTGTGCTTCTGTGGATTAACAGTTGCCTcaaacagagggagaaagatgTTTTCCAGCATCTTGGCAAAGTTGGTAATTATCTTCTTGGATCTGAAAATGTCACTGAGTGACAAGGTATGCAGTAAAGTTACAAACAGATATGGTTAGAGTATTCTGACGTCATTGTTAATGTCTGTACCATCTTGGTTTTGGCATAAGATCtgcacaaatacatttttgtaatgCCAGTTTCTAAAAGTAGGACACCAACACTTACTAGATCCTTGGCACCTGTATGATCCACCTTAAGTTGGGTGAGTAAACCTTCTGCTGGATGAACCATTTGGACAGGTGCTCCCACTCTTCTAATGAACGACCATATATGGAAAGGCGAGGCTCTGCATACTGGTACTTACTCTCCTCCAGATCATGAGCCACCTCCTATACAGACAAACATTGTGGaaatttattattaaagttcaTGCGCCATTAAACACCACCAACATGCAAAGTGTTCATATAGAGTATCATATCACAGAGCAGCTCCAGTCATATCTGGACTATATAACCAGCAAAGTTTTCATAATAATTTTAGCAACTTTAACAAGATTATATTTTAGAATAATCTGTTTAAATATCTCATGTCAGAAAATCACATACACCTCAATGTTTTTAATCTAACAGTTTACTTTATATAAGCATTAACACTGTAAAAATATAACACTTCAAATATAAACGCCTCAGACCGTACTGTCATTATATACAAAATGAGCTGTGACAACAGCCCATTTTGAATCTTTTTGGGATGATACAACAAACAATGCATTAACAATATCCACTAATTACCCTAAGGCAGTCTAGCTCTGCACATTTGCATTGCTGTTATACCAAGAGCTTCTAAAAATGGGCACTATCATTCAGAAGTGATTTACATATCAATCCTAAtggtatataaaaatataaaatatttaggtTCTAGTCTGATAAGTAAAGAAGAGCAGAAACCCAGCAAGCTCAGTTAGTCAGCTGAgaacataatttatcaatgaaAGCCATGGAAAATCAATTACAAATATAGATTGAAATACCCATTCCTAGTACTTAACAtgttcttaaaggaacactacagaCTTGAAATTAAGGGGGGGGATCAATAGTTTGCATTCTTTAAATTTTGGAAAAGGATagaagtttctgcagtgctgaaaccAGACTAGGAACGacaaaggctctattctccttattacaggtcaatgaagcatcaaaatgattctaaaattttaaaataaataattaaaaccaaGTGTTGCTCTAAGTAACTCACAAATGTTAAAATGGTGTTTGAGGTTGCATTTCATGAGTAGTTCTTCTATTCTAACATCAAGGCTTGGATCAGTTCAGTACACTACCTTTATAAGACGTGCGAAGTACTCTCCATTGAGGTAGTTATCAGTTTTGAGGTAGATCTCACGAAGTTCACTTGCACCCACTGGGTTGTATTTAGAGTTGAACTTGTCAAATCTGTGAAAGGTTTGCCTTCCCTGGGATATATAAAAGAGACTCAGTAATGTTTATACCATGTTAGTAGTAAATGCATGAAATCCTTGCTGGTGCATGAGTACGTACAGCGTGAACATCCAGCGAATCCACAGTAAGGTCGTAAGGATCCATGCGCAGATTCCGAAACACCTGTTGGAGGGTCATCTGCTTCCCGCTCTTCTCCATCACCACCCGCTCCCCCTCTGTGTTACAGGTGTCCTGAATGAACTTGAGCAGGTGCTTCTGATTCATGCAGGCGGCTGCGTGGATGTGTGTGTCCACCTGAACAGAATTAAAATCATATCTGATCCAGTTTCCTGCCAAACTGAGTATTGTGTACAAAGAAACAAAGACATTATTAaggaaggatttttttttttgggtcgtTATGTTATGTTTCATACCTTTCTGACGTTATAGAAGTCTCTGTGTGGAACACCCTTTAACTCCTTCAGCTCAGCCATTTCATTCAGCATCTCGTGCAAGTAGAACTTAGACATCAGGAAATTTAGCCTTCTGTGACAATAGGACTTTCTGGAAATAAGCAAAAGGACATGTATACACAGAGTCCAGAGTATAATCACACAAACTAGTTAGTATGCATAGACCAATTAGTTAAGACTACTCCAATCTCTTGATGCTTTTAAGACGGCAGGGTGAACACTAGCTTcttcttcctctgagacatgtaaAGCCAGATAATGAGTATTGCACTCACGTTGGTCCATCTGCAATCATGGCGAGTACATGACTCATGTCAATAGCGAAGGTCTCCAAATCAGGGTAAGGTAAACAGTGTGGTTTGTCCTGAGTCAAGGCCTCTGCATCATCGTACA is a window from the Hoplias malabaricus isolate fHopMal1 chromosome 11, fHopMal1.hap1, whole genome shotgun sequence genome containing:
- the ampd3b gene encoding AMP deaminase 3b: MEQNPLTVLRRKTNPLNKQQSTPALGKDMPRLFQKMSFHDMDESVKRLAEKVYASAIKEETTRDAMSMFTVPEDCPIGLHQAKEQEIRRELAEENSAETVKRKKSFRLMRSQSISLQIPGAADWALPMLTPETIEPPIPDNIPEYQRVTISGDYCAGITVEDYEQAAKTLLKALFIREKYCRLAYHRFPRTTAKFIRAANNEQWSEEEEVLPDTISCLTEGQDPYSEMDIPQDLNYALKMKDGIIYVYDDAEALTQDKPHCLPYPDLETFAIDMSHVLAMIADGPTKSYCHRRLNFLMSKFYLHEMLNEMAELKELKGVPHRDFYNVRKVDTHIHAAACMNQKHLLKFIQDTCNTEGERVVMEKSGKQMTLQQVFRNLRMDPYDLTVDSLDVHAGRQTFHRFDKFNSKYNPVGASELREIYLKTDNYLNGEYFARLIKEVAHDLEESKYQYAEPRLSIYGRSLEEWEHLSKWFIQQKVYSPNLRWIIQVPRIYDIFRSKKIITNFAKMLENIFLPLFEATVNPQKHKEIHIFLKYVTGFDSVDDESKHSDHMFSYKSPKPEEWTVEENPPYSYYLFHMYANIMVLNNLRKERGLNTFQFRPHCGEAGSITHLVSAFLTSDNISHGLNLKKSPVLQYLYYLAQVPIAMSPLSNNSLFLEYSKNPFREFLHKGLCVSLSTDDPMQFHYTKEALMEEYAIAAQLWKLSTCDVCEIARNSILQSGLSHQEKKNFLGENYLQDGPEGNDIRRTNVAQIRMAFRHETLCNELSFLVDAVKSECVAKQGV